AAGCGACCGCTGGCCTGGATAACCAGCGGTGCCCCGGTGGAGCTATTGCGGGCATTTAATATACATCCTGTTTACCCGGAAAACTACGGGGCAATATGTGGTACGAGACGGGTATCCACCGATCTCTGCCAGGTGGCCGAAGCTGCGGGATATTCCCAGGACCTCTGCTCCTATGCCAGATCCCATATCGGCTCGATTCTGCGTCCCGACCTGGCCCCCATGGGCGGCCTGCCCAAACCGCCTGATATGCTGGTATGCTGCACTAACATTTGCGGCACCGTGCTTAAATGGTACGAAGCACTGGCCCGAATATTCAACGTGCCGCTGCTGGTGCTGGACACTCCCTTTCTCCCCGGTGACTTGACCGCTCATGCCCGGCAATATGTGCTTGAACAGCTAAAGGAAATGGTAACCGCGCTGGAACGTCTAACCGGTCGCCCTTTAAATAGAGATGAATTAAACCGGCAACTGGCCCGGAGCAGCGAAACCATCCGGCTTTGGAAGGAAATACGTCAATTATGCCGTGCCACGCCGTCGCCGCTGAACGCACCGGACTTGTTCATTCATATGGCCCCCATAGTAACCTTGCGGGGAACCCGGCAGGCGGTTGATTATTACCGTAGATTAAAGGATGAGGTTAAACAAAGGGTACAGCAGGGCCAGGGTGCGGTGGAGGGAGAAAAAATACGCCTTGTTTGGGACAATATTGCCATTTGGTACCAAATATTCGGGTTTTTTAAAATGTTTTCCCAGCAAGGCGCTTGCTTCGTTACCGATACTTACAGCGGTGGATGGGTTATGGAATTATCACCGGGCGACCCGCTGGAGAGCATGGCGGCCACATATACAGAGATTTTTTTAAACCGCTCCCCGGAATTTCGGGCCCGGCAAATGATTGAATTGATACAGGATTACAAAGCCGACGGTTTTGTCATGCACTCCAATAGATCCTGCAAACCTTATTCGCTGGTGCAGGAGGTTATCCGCCGCCGGGTAATGCAGCAGACCGGCGTTCCGGGGCTGGTGGTGGAAGCGGATATGACCGACCAAAGGGTTTATGCGGAAGAACCAATCCGCAACCGGGTGCAGGCCTTTCTGGAAACTGTGGGCGGCTTATAATAACCCTGCCCGGCTACCTGTGACCCCTTAAAGGCACAGCTTTTTTAACTATAAACCGTAATGTTTATATTTTTAGAAAAATGGAGGTCCATTAAAATGGGACAATACTTCTTGGGAGTAGATATAGGCTCCCTTACCACCAAGGTGGTGCTGGTGAACACCGGGAGCGAAATGGTAGCCAGGGCCACCGGGCGTTCAGGTTACAGCGGTCGCACTGTGGCCGAACGGCTGGTGACTGAACTACTGCGTGAAAGGGGTATGAACAAAAATGAAATAGCGGCAACGGTGGCTACCGGCTATGGCCGGGTTACCTTTCCCGCGGATCGTGAAGTATCCGAAATCACCTGCCAGGCCCGGGGCATTGCTCACCTGTTCGGTGACGCCAGGACAGTAATTGACATAGGCGGCCAGGACAGTAAAGTAATCAGACTGCTGCCCGGTGGCAAGGTGATTGACTTTGCCATGAATGACAAATGCGCGGCTGGTACGGGGCGGTTCTTGGAGGTCATGGCCCAAGCCCTGGAATTAAGGGTGGAGGACTTGGGCGAACTGGCCGCAGTAGCCCGGAAGCACTGTAATATTTCATCATTCTGCACGGTTTTTGCAGAATCTGAAGTAATTTCCCACGTGTCCGCCGGTGCACCAAAGGCAGATATCGTGGCCGGGGTTTGTGATGCTGTGGCCGCACGGGTGGCTACCATGACTTCCCGTACCGGCTTGGAACCGGAAGTGGTATTCACCGGTGGAGTTGCCCGCAACTCCGGTGTTGTAAATGCCCTGGCCAAACAACTGGGCTGCCCCTTGCAAGTGCCGGGTGAGCCGGAAATTACCGCGGCTTTGGGAGCCGCTCTATTCGCTCGGGGCATAATAGGTGATTGAGCACGATATATACCGGTTAGCAGCACCGTACAAAAAAAGCACCCGGAGGTACTTTAGTGGCAGGTGTTGTAAGGTTGAAAGTCAGTAGACTTTCAACCTTATATTCATGCCTTTCCCGGGCACAAAACGTCATGAAAGAATTTCTTTCAGACTTTCAACACCTGGCACCATCAACATGGTGGCTTTGTAGATATGAGATTCAGTTGGTACAAAAGAATGAATATGTTTCAAATTAAATGCTTTAAAATTTAAAATATTCCAAGAATTAAAAAACTATAACCTTTAAAACGCATTTTCGATATGATTAATAGTAGTCTCCCCGGCACAGTGTACAGCCAATACATCAAAACGCACATCCACGTTATATATCGACCTTTTCAACAGGTATACCTGGGACAACCGCCGCAGTTTATTAATTTTGGCGGCAGTTATACTTTCCTGGGGTAAACCGCACGCTCCGCTGCTTCTGGTGCGCACCTCCACAAAAACCAGGCAATTCCCCTGCCGGGCAATGATATCAATTTCCCCCAGGCGGCACCGAAAATTACGTTCAACAATTTGTAACCCTTTTCTTTGCAGGTATTCAGCGGCCATGTTTTCGCCGGTGATACCCAGATTGCGTCTCCACAAAGTCACCGCTTCTAACCTACTTTCCCCGGGGCAGCAAATCCTTGTCCATTAAATATTCAGTCAACAACTTGGCGGTATTACCGGTTATTTTGAGGCAATTAACCATATGCTCGCGACTGTCTATTTCGTGGGGGTTTAACACCCGGCAGCAAGTAGCCCCGAATTTTTGTTCAAAGCGATCATGCAACTCCTTGGACAGGCGGTAGCAAACGTCCCGGTCCCCCATATCGGTACCAACTCGGCCTTTAATTAAACTAACCATGGCCGCCGATGCTGTCAGTGCACCGCACATACAGCCGGCATGTCCCAATCCCCCCCCGAATGCGGTAAACATTTTAACCAGGCCCGGGTCAACATCCGGTGCCACCAATTCCCGGAAGGCAAGAAAAATTGCTTCTGCGCAGTTGTGCCCGATCTTAAAATTGTCTCCGGCTTTGTTTCTCATTTCAATGGCCAGATCTTTTTCCATGTTGTCAACCACTCCTTTTTTTAATTTGGGATCTATATATTATTTTTTTACCCTGAGCTTTTTAATAGCAGCATTTAAGCCATCCAGGGTCAATTCATACATAGGAAATACCTTGCGAATCAATCCAATGGTATAGCTACCCTCCACCGTATCCCAGTACTGTCCGGGTACAGGATTTAGCCATACACTGTGTTCAAAGTGGCCGGCCAGTCTTTGCAACCACACCATGCCCGGTTCCTCGTTATCAGCCCCCCATTCCAACGCCCCGTAAGGCATCAGCAATTCCCCGGCACCCATGCTGGCATCACCCACCATGATAAGCCGGTAATCCGAGCCAAACCGGCGCAAAAAGTCAAAAGTATTAATGGAATTACGTCTCATGCAAAAGGGATCCTTAAAAATAATCTCATATACACAGTTATGAAAATAAAAAAACTGCAGATCACGAAAATGTGTGGATTTGTTGGCAGCGTTAAACAACCGGCTGCAAAGCCTTTGGTAAGGATTCATGGAACCACCGGAATCCATCAAAATAAGCAGCCTAATTTTATTTTTGCGCCCCCTGGTCCACACCAGTTCCAAGCGACCGGCGTTGCGTCCGGTGGCATCCACAGTGGCATCCAGGTCGAGCACATCCCGCTCTCCATCCACCGCTGTACTGAGCAGGCGTAATTTACGCAGGGCCAGCTCAAACTGCCGGGTGCTCAATGTTTCATCCGAGCGGAAATCACGGTAGGCACGCTGGGCGGCCACTTTGACCGCTGAACGGTTAACAGATTCTCCCCCAATGCGCACACCGGCCGGGTGGTAACCGGAATGACCGAAGGGTGAAGTACCTCCAGTACCAATCCAATGAGAACCCCCGTGGTGCTGCTCCGTCTGCTGCATTAAACGCTCGGCTAGTTTTCTTTTCAACTCTTCTAGGTTCCACTGCAGTTCCGGTTTTTTATTCGCCGGGTTTACCTTAAGGGGTGGCAGCGCATTTTCCAGCCATTTGAGCACTTCTGCCGTTATTTCCGGTGGCGTTTCAATACCTTCGAAACACTTTAAAAAGGCACGGTCAAAGGCGTCGTACTGGGTTTCACTTTTTACCAATACTGAGCGGGCCAAATAGTAAAAACTTATCAAACTGCTATTGGCTAATCCATACTGCAACGCCTCCATCAATGTCAACCATTCGGTAAGGGAAACATTAACTCCTTCCCGGCGTAAACCATAAAAAAGCCCGGTAAACATTAGATCAACTCCGCCAGTAACCCGTTATATGTTTATTTCCCGCTACCCGGGCGTTATTACCGGCACCACCGCCGTGCCTGCGCCGCCATAAGGCCATATCGTTGTCTTTTTTAAGCAGCACCCCGGGCAGGGGTATCTCCTTTTCTATAGTACGCGGGTCAATGCCACCAACCGCCAGGGCCTGTACCCAATCCAAAAGCTCGCTGGTGCTAGGCTTTTTTTGCAACCCGGGCAGGTTTCGGATACCGTAAAAAGCATTTACAGCAGCCCGCACCAACTCTTGGGGCAGGTCCGGGTAATGCACATTGATAATTTGGCGCATCATCTCTTCATCCGGAAAGGCAATGTAATGGAATATACACCTGCGCAGGAATGCATCCGGCAGTTCCTTTTCAGCATTGCTGGTAATAATTACGATAGGACGGTGTTTGGCCGTAATTGTTTCGCCGGTCTCGGGAATGTAAAAGCTCATTTGATCCAATTCCCATAGTAAATCATTGGGAAATTCTATATCAGCCTTATCAATTTCATCAATCAGCAATACAACCCGTTCCGGCGACATGAACGCTTCGCCAAGTTTACCCAACCTGATATACTGCTTGATATTACCAACATCCCCTTCGCCAAACTGGCTATCGTACAAACGCTGCACGGTATCATAAATATACAGGCCATCCTGGGCTTTGGTGGTGGATTTGATGTTCCAGATCAGCAAGGGCATTTTTAAATTGTCGGCAATACTAAGGGCCAGCATGGTTTTACCGGTACCCGGTTCGCCTTTGATTAAAAGTGGCCGGTTAAGGGCTGCCGCCACATTAACGGCACTAATTAACTCTTCAGAGGCAATGTACTTTGCCGAGCCATGATACACCATGTTGTTCTTCATTCATGCACCTCGTCAAGGTTAAATTTGACCTAATTATACCACGAATTATGAGCTTACAGCACAAAAAAAGCCTCCCATCTTAAAATGAGAGGCTTTCACATTTACATAACATATTAATGTAAGAAGAATGTATGAGCTGCGTTATTAACCACTTCGGAAAGCGGTCCCGGATAAACACCAATAACCAGCGTTGCTATGGTAGCCACAATCAACGTCACAGCCACCGGACTGGATACCTTGATTGGTGTTGCGTCAACGGGATCATCGCGATACATGACCAGTGCCACCCGCAGGTAGTAGTACACTGACACCATACTCATGATCAAACCGATAAACACCAGCCATAGATAACCGTCCACAATGGTTTTGAATAGGTAGAATTTGCCTGCAAAACCAGCCAGCGGAGGAATACCGGCCATACTTAGGAGTGCCACCAGCATCACCGCTGCCATTAAAGGAGAGCGCTGGGCCAAACCGGCATAATCCTTTAACTCGTCACTACCGGTCACGTTGTAGTAATAAGCCACCACTGTAAAGGCCGCCATAGTGGCAAAGACATACAGGAAAGCGTAGAACATGACACCTTTGATTCCGGC
The Desulfallas thermosapovorans DSM 6562 DNA segment above includes these coding regions:
- a CDS encoding 2-hydroxyacyl-CoA dehydratase subunit D, with protein sequence MATKRRYLPLASTRHLEKMMTKYYALSRYHRLWGKPLKRPLAWITSGAPVELLRAFNIHPVYPENYGAICGTRRVSTDLCQVAEAAGYSQDLCSYARSHIGSILRPDLAPMGGLPKPPDMLVCCTNICGTVLKWYEALARIFNVPLLVLDTPFLPGDLTAHARQYVLEQLKEMVTALERLTGRPLNRDELNRQLARSSETIRLWKEIRQLCRATPSPLNAPDLFIHMAPIVTLRGTRQAVDYYRRLKDEVKQRVQQGQGAVEGEKIRLVWDNIAIWYQIFGFFKMFSQQGACFVTDTYSGGWVMELSPGDPLESMAATYTEIFLNRSPEFRARQMIELIQDYKADGFVMHSNRSCKPYSLVQEVIRRRVMQQTGVPGLVVEADMTDQRVYAEEPIRNRVQAFLETVGGL
- a CDS encoding acyl-CoA dehydratase activase, which encodes MGQYFLGVDIGSLTTKVVLVNTGSEMVARATGRSGYSGRTVAERLVTELLRERGMNKNEIAATVATGYGRVTFPADREVSEITCQARGIAHLFGDARTVIDIGGQDSKVIRLLPGGKVIDFAMNDKCAAGTGRFLEVMAQALELRVEDLGELAAVARKHCNISSFCTVFAESEVISHVSAGAPKADIVAGVCDAVAARVATMTSRTGLEPEVVFTGGVARNSGVVNALAKQLGCPLQVPGEPEITAALGAALFARGIIGD
- a CDS encoding YraN family protein, with the translated sequence MTLWRRNLGITGENMAAEYLQRKGLQIVERNFRCRLGEIDIIARQGNCLVFVEVRTRSSGACGLPQESITAAKINKLRRLSQVYLLKRSIYNVDVRFDVLAVHCAGETTINHIENAF
- a CDS encoding C-GCAxxG-C-C family protein, yielding MEKDLAIEMRNKAGDNFKIGHNCAEAIFLAFRELVAPDVDPGLVKMFTAFGGGLGHAGCMCGALTASAAMVSLIKGRVGTDMGDRDVCYRLSKELHDRFEQKFGATCCRVLNPHEIDSREHMVNCLKITGNTAKLLTEYLMDKDLLPRGK
- a CDS encoding vWA domain-containing protein, whose translation is MFTGLFYGLRREGVNVSLTEWLTLMEALQYGLANSSLISFYYLARSVLVKSETQYDAFDRAFLKCFEGIETPPEITAEVLKWLENALPPLKVNPANKKPELQWNLEELKRKLAERLMQQTEQHHGGSHWIGTGGTSPFGHSGYHPAGVRIGGESVNRSAVKVAAQRAYRDFRSDETLSTRQFELALRKLRLLSTAVDGERDVLDLDATVDATGRNAGRLELVWTRGRKNKIRLLILMDSGGSMNPYQRLCSRLFNAANKSTHFRDLQFFYFHNCVYEIIFKDPFCMRRNSINTFDFLRRFGSDYRLIMVGDASMGAGELLMPYGALEWGADNEEPGMVWLQRLAGHFEHSVWLNPVPGQYWDTVEGSYTIGLIRKVFPMYELTLDGLNAAIKKLRVKK
- a CDS encoding AAA family ATPase → MKNNMVYHGSAKYIASEELISAVNVAAALNRPLLIKGEPGTGKTMLALSIADNLKMPLLIWNIKSTTKAQDGLYIYDTVQRLYDSQFGEGDVGNIKQYIRLGKLGEAFMSPERVVLLIDEIDKADIEFPNDLLWELDQMSFYIPETGETITAKHRPIVIITSNAEKELPDAFLRRCIFHYIAFPDEEMMRQIINVHYPDLPQELVRAAVNAFYGIRNLPGLQKKPSTSELLDWVQALAVGGIDPRTIEKEIPLPGVLLKKDNDMALWRRRHGGGAGNNARVAGNKHITGYWRS